One window from the genome of Leptospira johnsonii encodes:
- a CDS encoding CPBP family intramembrane glutamic endopeptidase, giving the protein MGLLKESLKDFFQTKRDWISFAGVFLLFLIFWSYNYSFRFAPLFTQALKDNQIGLSLFYFLFFAAGALVIYPVALALYGKLNEFKPSIPVILGFVAVLAIVCSARIRDSELFNWVPSSSVEIAMLTVNYVGTILAYTALPLAWIILRKNSPDRFLGLNKSPKYGEVLFLLGLMLPLIAIASFSLSFLSVYPRFAGRMSDGYLIYPPALWIILFEISYAADFAVLETFFRGFMVFPLASRAGSKPAVLAMAFMYGLLHFTKPQFEALGSFFGGFILGMISYRTKSVYAGILIHIGVALAMELAATLQFLYFME; this is encoded by the coding sequence TTGGGCTTATTAAAAGAAAGTTTAAAGGATTTTTTTCAAACCAAAAGGGATTGGATCTCTTTTGCGGGAGTGTTTCTTCTATTTTTGATTTTTTGGTCTTATAATTATTCCTTTCGATTTGCTCCACTTTTTACCCAGGCTTTAAAAGATAATCAGATCGGGTTAAGTCTATTTTACTTTCTATTCTTCGCTGCAGGGGCCTTGGTTATCTATCCTGTCGCCCTCGCATTATACGGAAAGCTAAACGAATTCAAACCTTCGATTCCAGTAATCCTAGGCTTTGTAGCCGTTCTTGCGATTGTTTGTTCTGCAAGGATCAGGGACTCTGAACTTTTCAACTGGGTCCCTTCTTCTTCCGTAGAAATTGCAATGCTTACAGTGAACTATGTGGGAACTATTCTTGCGTATACTGCGTTACCTTTGGCTTGGATCATTCTGCGCAAAAATTCGCCCGATAGATTTTTAGGACTAAATAAATCGCCAAAGTACGGAGAAGTATTGTTCTTATTGGGATTGATGCTTCCGTTAATCGCGATTGCATCCTTCTCTCTTTCCTTTCTTTCAGTATATCCGCGATTTGCAGGAAGAATGTCCGACGGTTATTTGATCTACCCTCCCGCTTTATGGATCATTTTATTTGAAATTTCTTATGCGGCGGATTTTGCGGTTTTGGAAACTTTCTTTAGAGGGTTTATGGTTTTTCCTCTGGCATCCAGAGCAGGGAGTAAACCCGCAGTTTTAGCTATGGCATTCATGTACGGCCTATTACATTTTACCAAACCCCAGTTCGAAGCGCTAGGTTCTTTTTTCGGAGGTTTTATCTTAGGGATGATCTCTTACAGGACCAAATCTGTATATGCGGGAATTTTAATACATATTGGGGTCGCGCTTGCAATGGAACTTGCTGCCACTTTGCAGTTTTTATATTTTATGGAGTGA
- a CDS encoding GMC family oxidoreductase, producing the protein MKTEEKTNVHFDYDYIIVGSGFGGSVSAMRLSQKGYSVLVIESGKRWTAKEFPKTNWSVHKYLWMPRLGFYGIQRLNLLKDFFLVSGAGVGGGSLVYANTLYVPSDKTLNHPTYKKIGGKDGMLPFYKVASRMLGVVQNPHLDGSDAVLKEIAQEMGRGETFSATPVGVFFGEKPGQTVKDPYFLGEGPERTTCNLCGGCMVGCRFNSKNTLDKNYLFFAEKLGTKVLPETKVTDLVPLNERGEADPDASGEFGYQLSTRSTTGWFGSPKRKFKAKSVVLSAAVMGTVGLLLRSREAGNMKRLSTRLGDDVRTNSETVLGVTKFGKDVDFSRGVAITSSIHPDEHTHIEPVRYSKGSDFFGTLASVLTDGGGFFPRPLKYFFTMFTQPIYFLKASWPFGFAKNSLILLVMQTLDNKVKLVRKRRMSWPFEKSMTSAISSGEKVPSYIPIANQTARKIAKKIGGFPRSSLNDVLLNAPITGHIMGGCVMGSDPEEGVIDFENKVFGYKNLRVCDSSMIPVNLGVNPSLSITAMTERAMSMIPPKENKAISSFEFEKEFGIASVVFPKI; encoded by the coding sequence ATGAAGACAGAAGAGAAAACAAACGTTCATTTTGATTACGACTATATCATAGTCGGTTCGGGTTTCGGTGGAAGTGTTTCCGCGATGAGATTAAGCCAAAAAGGATATTCTGTCTTAGTGATCGAGTCCGGGAAAAGATGGACAGCAAAAGAATTTCCAAAAACGAATTGGTCCGTTCATAAATACTTATGGATGCCTAGATTAGGTTTTTACGGGATCCAAAGACTTAATCTTTTGAAAGATTTTTTTCTAGTCAGCGGTGCAGGAGTGGGCGGCGGTTCTTTGGTGTATGCAAACACACTGTACGTTCCTTCGGATAAAACATTAAATCACCCTACATATAAAAAGATCGGTGGTAAGGATGGAATGCTTCCCTTTTACAAAGTTGCTTCCAGAATGTTAGGGGTAGTTCAAAATCCTCATTTAGACGGATCGGATGCTGTCTTAAAAGAGATCGCGCAGGAAATGGGAAGAGGAGAAACTTTTTCTGCAACTCCCGTTGGAGTATTCTTCGGAGAAAAACCGGGACAAACGGTCAAAGATCCATACTTCTTGGGCGAAGGTCCTGAAAGAACTACCTGCAATCTTTGTGGTGGTTGTATGGTAGGATGTCGTTTTAATTCTAAAAACACATTAGATAAAAATTATTTATTCTTTGCGGAGAAGTTGGGAACAAAAGTCCTTCCTGAAACAAAGGTAACGGATCTAGTTCCTCTAAATGAAAGAGGAGAAGCCGATCCGGATGCAAGTGGTGAATTCGGTTACCAACTTTCCACTCGATCCACTACCGGTTGGTTCGGATCTCCTAAAAGAAAATTTAAGGCTAAGTCTGTCGTTCTTTCCGCGGCAGTAATGGGAACTGTAGGTTTACTTTTACGCTCTAGAGAAGCCGGAAATATGAAACGTCTATCTACTCGTTTAGGAGACGATGTTCGTACAAACAGTGAAACAGTTTTAGGAGTTACTAAGTTCGGAAAGGATGTGGATTTTTCTAGGGGAGTTGCGATTACTTCTTCCATTCATCCGGATGAACACACTCATATTGAACCTGTCCGTTATTCCAAGGGTTCCGACTTTTTTGGGACTCTCGCAAGCGTGCTGACTGACGGTGGAGGATTCTTTCCTAGGCCTCTTAAATATTTTTTTACAATGTTCACTCAGCCTATTTATTTTTTGAAAGCATCTTGGCCTTTCGGCTTCGCTAAAAATTCTCTCATCCTTCTAGTTATGCAAACCTTGGACAATAAGGTAAAGCTGGTTAGAAAAAGAAGAATGTCTTGGCCTTTTGAGAAGTCCATGACTTCAGCTATTAGTTCAGGGGAGAAGGTACCTTCTTATATTCCGATCGCAAACCAAACTGCTAGAAAGATCGCTAAGAAGATCGGAGGCTTTCCTAGAAGTTCCTTGAACGATGTTCTTCTGAATGCTCCTATCACCGGGCATATAATGGGCGGTTGTGTGATGGGTTCGGATCCAGAAGAAGGTGTGATCGATTTTGAAAATAAAGTCTTCGGTTATAAGAATCTAAGAGTCTGCGACAGTTCTATGATCCCTGTCAATTTAGGAGTGAACCCTTCTCTTTCGATCACCGCTATGACGGAAAGAGCGATGTCTATGATCCCTCCTAAAGAAAACAAGGCGATCTCTAGTTTTGAATTTGAAAAAGAATTTGGGATCGCATCAGTTGTCTTTCCTAAAATTTGA
- a CDS encoding flavin-containing monooxygenase gives MQELPKVCVIGAGSSGITVCKSLQDKGIPYDCYEKGSDVGGNWRYKNDNGLSNIYKSLHINTHRDRMEYRDYPMPDWYADYPNHEPIQKYFVDYVEHFGLRKNIKFKNGVAKIEPQDDGTYLVTSEKGEKIFYDAVIVANGHHWSPRWPEPDFPGKFNGKIIHSHDYVDPEHPIQLAGKRVIVLGMGNSAMDISVELSRPGVAKKVFLSSRRGAWVIPNYLFGKPLDKQTELLPPGTPFWLKQFLFGTMLKIGVGKMEDFGLPKPDHKPGEAHPTISQDILVRLGRGDIKYKPVIQEYNGNKVKFADGSEEEIDAIIYCTGYNVKFPFFKPEFISAPENHLPLFHRTFKPDLNNLFFVGLYQPLGAIMPLAEFQGKWLAEYLTGNYSLPTVPEMQKQIQDYEKKMKKRYVSSARHTMQVDYEDFLYYMQKELKAGKKRASKSLKTLPVPSKAKYKQSGRQSSSNGKSEPRKKSALAKV, from the coding sequence ATGCAAGAGTTGCCGAAAGTTTGCGTTATTGGCGCCGGCTCTAGTGGAATCACTGTTTGTAAATCATTGCAGGACAAAGGGATCCCTTACGACTGCTACGAAAAAGGAAGCGATGTAGGAGGTAACTGGAGATATAAGAATGACAACGGTTTGAGTAATATTTATAAATCGTTACATATCAACACTCATAGAGACAGAATGGAATACAGGGATTATCCTATGCCGGATTGGTATGCGGATTATCCTAATCACGAACCTATCCAAAAATATTTTGTAGACTACGTAGAACATTTCGGACTTCGAAAAAATATCAAATTCAAGAATGGTGTCGCAAAAATAGAACCCCAAGATGACGGAACTTATTTGGTTACTAGCGAAAAGGGCGAAAAAATATTTTACGACGCTGTTATCGTAGCGAATGGACATCACTGGTCTCCGCGTTGGCCTGAGCCGGACTTTCCTGGGAAATTTAACGGAAAGATAATACACTCTCACGACTATGTCGATCCAGAACATCCGATCCAATTGGCAGGTAAAAGAGTAATTGTTCTAGGTATGGGAAACAGCGCCATGGATATTTCCGTGGAGTTAAGTCGTCCAGGCGTCGCAAAAAAAGTTTTCTTAAGCTCTAGAAGGGGAGCTTGGGTGATCCCGAATTATCTTTTTGGGAAACCTTTGGACAAACAAACAGAACTGCTTCCTCCCGGTACACCTTTTTGGTTAAAACAATTTTTGTTTGGGACAATGTTAAAGATAGGAGTAGGGAAGATGGAAGATTTCGGTCTTCCTAAACCGGATCATAAACCGGGAGAAGCTCACCCAACCATTTCCCAAGACATTTTAGTACGCCTTGGAAGAGGAGATATCAAATACAAACCTGTGATCCAAGAATATAATGGAAACAAGGTGAAGTTTGCGGATGGCTCAGAAGAAGAAATAGATGCGATCATCTATTGCACCGGATATAATGTTAAGTTCCCATTCTTCAAGCCAGAGTTTATCTCTGCTCCAGAAAATCATCTTCCTCTGTTTCACAGGACTTTCAAACCGGATCTAAACAATTTATTTTTCGTAGGATTGTACCAACCTTTAGGAGCAATCATGCCTCTTGCAGAGTTCCAGGGAAAATGGCTGGCAGAATATCTGACCGGAAATTATAGCCTGCCTACAGTCCCAGAAATGCAAAAGCAAATCCAAGATTACGAAAAGAAAATGAAAAAGAGATACGTAAGTTCAGCAAGACACACAATGCAGGTTGATTACGAGGACTTTTTGTATTATATGCAAAAGGAATTGAAAGCTGGTAAAAAGAGAGCCTCTAAAAGTTTGAAAACATTGCCTGTTCCTTCCAAAGCAAAATACAAACAATCCGGGAGACAAAGTTCTTCTAACGGAAAATCAGAACCAAGGAAAAAAAGTGCTCTGGCAAAAGTTTGA
- a CDS encoding alpha/beta hydrolase has product MLWQKFETLAARALLSLPNSVLSIFGKDIKRGRTLDPKVRTALILAKIKPKPENLPPPKARELFKNIMGFFDLEKEELPRVENFSVPGTGPRIKVRLYSSNVTKDLEPCLLYFHGGGFVIGDLESHDLPLRYLAKTSGRAILAVDYRLGPEHSYPSSWEDAYSAYKWVKENGKSFGIDPKRIAVGGDSAGGNLAISISTRAKKEKLTLPQFQILIYPWIDLIQERKSVEEFASGYALTRDLLRYFKYHSVPNSKDWKDSRVTTFQQTNFSHTPKTYMLIAGFDPLQDEAFAYADLLQKSKVKLEVKTYEALIHGFFNLGGSVPEAKNALDQIARWIQAGFSGK; this is encoded by the coding sequence GTGCTCTGGCAAAAGTTTGAGACCTTAGCGGCCAGAGCCCTACTTTCTCTTCCGAACTCAGTACTTAGTATCTTTGGAAAGGATATCAAAAGGGGAAGGACCTTAGATCCCAAGGTCCGAACCGCATTAATTCTGGCTAAAATAAAGCCAAAACCGGAAAATCTCCCTCCGCCTAAAGCAAGAGAACTTTTCAAAAACATAATGGGCTTTTTTGATCTGGAGAAAGAAGAACTTCCCAGGGTCGAAAATTTTTCCGTACCAGGAACCGGGCCTAGGATCAAAGTCAGATTATATTCTTCTAATGTAACGAAAGACCTTGAACCTTGCTTACTTTATTTTCATGGTGGAGGCTTTGTGATCGGAGATCTGGAATCCCACGATCTACCTTTAAGATATTTGGCAAAAACTTCCGGTCGCGCAATACTCGCAGTCGATTACAGATTGGGTCCTGAACATTCTTATCCTTCTTCTTGGGAAGATGCATATTCCGCTTACAAATGGGTCAAGGAGAATGGAAAATCATTCGGAATAGATCCGAAAAGGATCGCAGTGGGAGGGGATTCTGCAGGAGGAAATTTAGCGATATCCATTTCTACTCGGGCTAAAAAGGAAAAACTCACTCTTCCCCAATTCCAAATACTTATCTATCCTTGGATTGATCTAATCCAAGAAAGAAAAAGTGTAGAAGAATTCGCGAGCGGATACGCGCTCACTCGGGATCTACTACGGTATTTCAAATATCACAGTGTACCAAACTCAAAAGATTGGAAAGACTCAAGAGTCACAACTTTCCAACAAACGAATTTTTCTCATACTCCTAAAACATATATGCTGATAGCAGGATTCGATCCTCTACAGGACGAGGCATTCGCATATGCGGACCTTCTTCAAAAATCAAAAGTAAAACTGGAGGTCAAAACATACGAAGCTTTGATCCACGGATTTTTCAACTTAGGAGGAAGTGTACCGGAAGCGAAAAACGCCTTGGACCAAATTGCAAGATGGATCCAGGCAGGATTTTCTGGAAAATAA
- a CDS encoding S8 family serine peptidase — translation MKNKFILFALIFSMLSVGYLFAEKDTNVVPNWTKLLDPVGNIDNKKYYKRDSKIKFKSSEILVKFKNNAGDSVKSYAVSSFNGKVLNDLGETGISQVELREGQTVEEAVAEYSSHPDVEYVQPNYIYHASTSPNDPVYNQLWGMNNTGQIIATATYSGIPANNPGTSGDDMRMESAWDVNTDCSNTIVAVVDSGVNYNHTDLSANMWSSGSCVSDKGVSLGACSNGWDYADNDSNPMDLNGHGTHVAGTIGARGNNATGVAGVCWTAKIMAVRVLDQSGSGDTATIIKGINFAVRNGAKVLNLSLGGPDYDSAMRSAMANAGSKYDALFVVAAGNESNDLKSDNSYPCEYDDANILCVAALDQKFQLASFSNYDSSKKRVDIGAPGTNIRSTWAGAEATASLAFASWTKTTVQGTAWNWANCPPTVLYLSTSCATAIIGTSTSGYASNTYSVAYAPISITSGAEAVTARMNLYLDTESGYDGINMYASTSSTPSIIFSSINKVGSLSGETNGGLIANFEVAATNCVGSSTCYFGYEFVSDSSINRAGVAITAFNLITLDVNDTTQYNTINGTSMATPHVAGLATLLRSFNPKFTYSDTIKAIIAGGTTTSSLQSITKYGKAANGDGAIRNLEAPTDLSVDVP, via the coding sequence ATGAAGAATAAATTCATCTTATTTGCTCTTATTTTTTCGATGCTATCTGTCGGCTATTTGTTTGCCGAAAAGGATACGAATGTGGTTCCGAACTGGACCAAACTTTTGGATCCGGTAGGAAATATAGATAATAAAAAATATTATAAAAGAGATTCTAAAATTAAATTCAAATCTTCTGAGATTTTGGTTAAGTTCAAAAACAATGCAGGCGATTCAGTAAAATCGTACGCAGTCAGTTCTTTCAACGGAAAAGTCTTGAACGATCTAGGCGAGACTGGAATTTCTCAAGTAGAATTGAGAGAAGGTCAAACTGTCGAAGAGGCAGTTGCAGAATATTCTTCCCATCCGGATGTGGAATATGTTCAGCCAAATTATATCTATCATGCAAGTACTTCTCCGAATGATCCCGTTTACAATCAGTTATGGGGAATGAATAATACTGGGCAGATTATTGCGACCGCGACTTATTCTGGTATTCCGGCGAATAATCCAGGTACGAGTGGCGACGATATGAGAATGGAAAGTGCTTGGGATGTGAATACGGATTGTTCAAACACGATCGTTGCTGTCGTTGATTCTGGGGTGAATTATAATCACACTGATCTAAGTGCAAATATGTGGAGCTCAGGTTCTTGTGTTTCAGACAAGGGTGTTTCTTTAGGAGCTTGTTCCAATGGTTGGGACTATGCGGATAACGATTCTAATCCGATGGATTTGAATGGTCATGGAACTCATGTGGCAGGCACGATCGGAGCTAGAGGAAATAATGCAACTGGAGTTGCCGGAGTTTGTTGGACTGCTAAAATTATGGCTGTCCGAGTTTTGGATCAATCAGGTTCGGGCGACACCGCTACTATTATAAAAGGGATCAACTTCGCAGTTCGAAACGGTGCAAAGGTTTTAAATTTAAGTTTAGGTGGACCGGACTACGATTCAGCTATGCGTTCGGCAATGGCAAACGCAGGTAGTAAATACGACGCATTATTTGTCGTTGCTGCGGGAAATGAAAGTAACGATCTGAAATCGGATAACTCTTATCCATGCGAATATGATGACGCCAATATTCTGTGCGTGGCTGCTTTGGATCAAAAGTTCCAATTGGCTAGTTTTTCCAATTATGATTCTTCCAAGAAGAGAGTGGATATAGGCGCTCCTGGTACTAATATTCGAAGCACTTGGGCCGGTGCAGAGGCGACTGCTTCTTTAGCCTTTGCTAGCTGGACTAAAACAACTGTTCAAGGAACGGCTTGGAACTGGGCAAATTGTCCTCCAACTGTTTTATATTTATCTACTAGCTGCGCTACTGCAATCATAGGAACTTCTACTTCTGGATACGCATCCAATACATATTCAGTGGCTTATGCTCCAATCTCGATCACTTCTGGCGCAGAAGCTGTTACTGCTCGAATGAATTTGTATCTGGATACAGAGTCCGGATATGACGGTATCAATATGTATGCTTCTACTTCTTCAACTCCATCCATTATATTCAGTTCTATTAATAAAGTAGGAAGTCTTTCTGGAGAAACAAATGGTGGCTTGATTGCGAATTTTGAAGTTGCTGCCACAAATTGTGTAGGTTCTTCAACTTGTTATTTCGGTTATGAATTCGTTTCCGATTCTTCTATAAATCGGGCCGGGGTCGCTATCACGGCATTTAATTTGATCACTTTAGATGTAAATGATACGACTCAATACAATACGATTAACGGAACTTCTATGGCTACTCCTCATGTGGCCGGCCTTGCTACTTTGCTGAGATCATTTAATCCTAAGTTTACATATTCGGATACGATCAAGGCAATTATTGCAGGCGGTACCACGACCAGTTCTTTGCAAAGCATTACTAAGTATGGCAAAGCTGCTAATGGTGATGGAGCGATTAGAAATTTGGAAGCTCCTACGGACTTAAGTGTAGATGTTCCTTAA
- a CDS encoding choice-of-anchor D domain-containing protein has protein sequence MKLFPIFPSSSGIKGLHISDSEGKRYSSGSTLSLGSVLVTSSSSNTLNIENDGSFTVTLTGNPDAVSKSGIHSSQYVINSQPASTSLADGDSSSFQISFQPSSAGVKSAYLIINSDDPNIGTYILYLKGTGTDAPAPAIQVSEGSFNFIPNAQTNFYTPSGGTSSKTITVKNSGVQDLVISNISLSGTDASLFSQNGSPVTISPKKTYTFTISFSPLSVSTFSASISIDSNDPNISSYTLGLSGVGTSGNVAQISVTYSDNNSISRDITSGTGFAYSFGSVFPGVISSSKTITIRNLGSSNLDLSGTPVSLSGTNPGEFTVTQPSITSLAPNASTTFLIKFSPTSVGSKSATVTLNTSNGKGGNASSSVLDVSGAGGRRDIIVTWAHSKEHAVHMASGAYRVCYKKGSDFSAEGDSGVTCDADVVYAGDPYTANYKTVTVSSAGTWYIRVKSFSQFNGTGSTFSKSIQAKVSSPGY, from the coding sequence ATGAAATTATTTCCGATTTTTCCGTCTTCTTCCGGCATCAAGGGATTGCATATATCCGATTCGGAAGGTAAAAGATATTCTTCCGGTTCTACACTTTCTTTAGGTTCCGTTTTGGTCACTTCTTCATCCTCAAACACTTTGAACATAGAGAATGATGGGAGCTTTACTGTTACTCTAACGGGAAATCCGGATGCGGTTTCCAAAAGTGGGATACATTCTTCTCAATATGTGATTAATTCCCAACCAGCGAGTACGAGTTTAGCTGATGGGGATTCTAGTTCTTTTCAGATCAGTTTTCAACCTAGTTCGGCGGGTGTAAAGTCCGCATATCTGATCATCAATTCGGACGATCCGAATATCGGTACTTATATTCTTTATTTGAAAGGTACTGGGACAGATGCTCCTGCTCCTGCTATCCAAGTTTCGGAAGGCAGTTTTAATTTTATCCCGAATGCACAGACAAACTTTTATACTCCATCTGGCGGGACTTCTTCCAAAACGATTACTGTTAAAAATAGTGGAGTGCAAGATTTAGTTATTTCTAATATTTCTTTGAGTGGAACGGATGCAAGTTTGTTCAGTCAGAATGGTTCTCCTGTTACGATATCTCCTAAGAAAACTTATACATTTACGATTTCTTTCAGTCCACTTTCCGTTTCTACATTCTCCGCTTCTATCTCTATCGACAGTAATGATCCAAATATTTCGAGTTATACTCTTGGTCTTTCCGGAGTAGGAACTTCTGGAAATGTTGCTCAGATTTCAGTAACGTATTCTGATAATAATAGTATCTCCAGGGATATTACAAGCGGTACTGGATTCGCATATTCCTTCGGAAGTGTTTTTCCTGGCGTAATATCTTCCAGTAAAACAATTACTATCCGTAATTTAGGAAGTTCTAATTTAGATCTTTCTGGCACTCCTGTTTCCTTAAGCGGAACTAACCCCGGAGAGTTTACAGTGACTCAACCTTCTATCACGAGTCTTGCTCCCAATGCTTCTACCACATTCTTGATCAAGTTTAGTCCCACAAGTGTGGGTTCCAAGTCTGCTACAGTTACTTTGAATACGAGCAATGGAAAAGGTGGGAATGCTTCCAGTTCCGTTTTGGATGTTTCAGGTGCGGGAGGAAGAAGGGACATTATCGTGACCTGGGCACATTCCAAAGAACATGCGGTTCATATGGCATCAGGCGCTTATAGGGTTTGTTACAAAAAAGGTTCGGACTTTAGTGCTGAAGGAGATTCGGGGGTGACCTGCGATGCAGATGTTGTGTATGCGGGAGATCCATATACGGCGAATTATAAAACAGTTACTGTAAGTTCTGCTGGAACCTGGTACATTCGCGTAAAATCTTTCTCTCAATTTAATGGAACTGGGTCCACTTTTTCGAAGTCGATCCAAGCAAAAGTAAGTTCTCCAGGATATTAA